The following proteins come from a genomic window of Mycobacterium sp. DL:
- a CDS encoding amidase — protein MDTGTAFELAGIDAVGQASLAAAGQVSATELLEAAIIRLEAGRALNAVIADLFERGRDQAATLDHSGVLRAGGAGPLAGVPFLLKDLGASLAGAPEAMGSRALRSHVAGESAWIVERYLAAGLVVFGKTNTPEWGNHCTTEPSLFGPTANPWSPQVTPGGSSGGSAAAVAAGVVPAASGGDGTGSIRVPAACCGLVGLKPRRARTSSGPGAGHGLEGLVNEHALTRTVRDSAALLDAVAGAGLGDPYSAPVPDQTFLQAISSPTAPQRILMSNASPFPGPATDPEVAAAVEQTGAVLEGLGHAVDRGAPTIDADAVADAIAVLHTVSNAQLHDLARDHLGREPREDEFEPSTWVMVREGFTTTGVQYSAAIAAVHAQTRRFAAQMAGHDVLLVPTLLSAPPPYQLLDQPRGTTRAFFDVEFATTGWTSLANVTGWAAISLPLGTTAAGLPIGVQLMAPDETVLLKLAAQLEAAVPWAGRRPPGWVSSA, from the coding sequence ATGGACACCGGGACGGCCTTCGAACTCGCCGGCATCGACGCGGTCGGTCAGGCCTCTCTGGCCGCTGCGGGCCAGGTTTCCGCCACCGAGTTGCTCGAGGCGGCGATCATCCGACTCGAGGCGGGCCGAGCGCTCAACGCCGTCATCGCCGACCTGTTCGAGCGCGGCCGCGACCAAGCCGCCACCCTCGACCACTCCGGGGTGCTGCGCGCCGGTGGAGCCGGCCCACTGGCGGGGGTTCCGTTCCTGCTCAAAGATCTCGGCGCATCTCTGGCCGGTGCTCCCGAGGCGATGGGGTCACGGGCGCTCCGTAGCCACGTCGCCGGTGAGTCTGCCTGGATCGTCGAGCGGTACCTCGCCGCAGGTCTGGTGGTCTTCGGCAAGACCAACACCCCCGAGTGGGGCAACCACTGCACGACCGAGCCGTCGTTGTTCGGCCCCACCGCCAACCCGTGGTCGCCACAGGTCACTCCCGGCGGCTCCAGTGGCGGATCGGCCGCGGCGGTCGCCGCCGGCGTCGTCCCGGCGGCGTCGGGCGGGGATGGAACCGGGTCGATCCGCGTGCCGGCGGCCTGCTGCGGACTCGTGGGGCTCAAACCGCGTCGCGCCCGCACATCGTCGGGACCCGGTGCCGGGCACGGCCTCGAAGGCCTGGTCAACGAACACGCGCTGACCCGCACGGTCCGCGACAGCGCCGCCCTGCTGGACGCGGTCGCCGGAGCCGGCCTCGGCGACCCGTATTCGGCTCCGGTTCCGGATCAGACCTTCCTGCAGGCGATCTCGTCGCCGACGGCGCCGCAGCGCATCCTGATGTCGAACGCCTCGCCGTTCCCCGGTCCGGCCACCGACCCCGAGGTGGCCGCGGCCGTCGAGCAGACCGGCGCCGTGCTCGAGGGCCTGGGACACGCGGTCGACCGCGGCGCGCCGACCATCGACGCGGACGCCGTCGCCGATGCCATCGCGGTATTGCACACCGTGAGCAACGCGCAACTCCACGATCTGGCCCGCGATCACCTCGGACGGGAACCACGCGAGGACGAGTTCGAGCCCAGCACCTGGGTGATGGTGCGCGAAGGGTTCACCACGACGGGCGTCCAGTACTCTGCCGCGATCGCGGCCGTGCACGCCCAGACGCGGCGCTTCGCCGCGCAGATGGCCGGCCACGACGTCCTTCTGGTGCCCACGCTGCTCAGCGCTCCCCCGCCGTATCAGCTGCTCGATCAGCCGCGCGGGACCACCCGGGCGTTCTTCGACGTCGAGTTCGCCACCACCGGTTGGACATCGCTGGCCAATGTCACCGGCTGGGCGGCGATTTCGCTGCCCCTCGGGACCACCGCCGCCGGACTGCCCATCGGGGTCCAGTTGATGGCACCCGACGAGACCGTCCTGCTGAAGCTGGCCGCGCAGTTGGAGGCGGCGGTACCGTGGGCCGGCCGCCGGCCACCGGGATGGGTCAGCAGCGCGTGA
- the yaaA gene encoding peroxide stress protein YaaA: MIVLLPPSETKRSGGDGPALTMDALGSPDLHPLRTVLVDELIGLAADPAASRRALGISASQDAEIDRNAALWTAPTMPAIHRYTGVLYDALDITSLRGAAAVRARSRLAVGSALFGLLRADDPIPAYRLSATSRLPGHPTLAAFWRPTLEPVLAAVAHHELVVDLRSGSYAALAKVPGAVSVDVVAEHADGRRTVVSHFNKAHKGRLARALSSSRSEPTDAAGVATVARRADMRVERRGDHLTVVVTA; the protein is encoded by the coding sequence GTGATCGTGCTGCTGCCACCGTCGGAGACGAAGCGATCCGGCGGTGACGGGCCGGCTCTGACGATGGATGCGCTCGGTTCACCTGATCTGCACCCCTTGCGAACAGTGTTGGTCGATGAGTTGATCGGCTTGGCGGCTGATCCGGCGGCCAGTAGGCGCGCCTTGGGGATCTCGGCCTCCCAGGACGCAGAGATCGACCGCAACGCGGCGCTGTGGACAGCGCCGACGATGCCGGCTATTCACCGCTATACCGGTGTGCTCTACGACGCTCTGGACATCACCTCGCTGCGCGGCGCGGCGGCCGTGCGTGCGAGGTCGCGGCTGGCCGTCGGATCTGCATTGTTCGGGTTGCTGCGCGCCGACGACCCGATTCCCGCCTATCGGCTGTCGGCTACCTCCCGGCTGCCGGGCCACCCGACGCTGGCTGCCTTCTGGCGGCCGACGCTCGAACCTGTGCTGGCGGCGGTCGCGCACCACGAGTTGGTCGTCGATCTGCGCTCGGGTTCCTACGCCGCGCTGGCGAAAGTGCCCGGTGCGGTCTCGGTGGACGTGGTCGCCGAACACGCCGACGGACGGCGAACCGTGGTCAGCCACTTCAACAAAGCGCACAAGGGTCGGCTGGCGCGGGCGCTGTCGAGCAGCCGCTCAGAGCCGACGGACGCGGCCGGAGTGGCGACTGTCGCCCGGCGCGCGGACATGAGGGTGGAACGTCGCGGCGATCATCTGACCGTCGTCGTCACGGCTTGA
- a CDS encoding NlpC/P60 family protein, giving the protein MFALATLLTLVNQVSGTPYVTGGDSPSGTDCSGLVSWVTNAATGRPIYGDRFHTGNIESALLDRGFQHGAEPGALVVGWNGGHTAVTLPDGTPVSSGEGGGVKVGGGGAYQDQFTNHMFLPMPANTPPAPDPLMAPPMAPPMPPPPPMAPPMPPPPPAGPVVQMGQDVPPPPAPPI; this is encoded by the coding sequence ATGTTTGCTCTCGCTACGCTCTTGACGCTTGTCAACCAAGTGTCGGGCACGCCGTACGTCACCGGTGGCGACTCGCCCTCGGGTACGGACTGCTCCGGCCTGGTGTCGTGGGTGACCAACGCCGCGACCGGCAGGCCCATCTACGGCGACCGCTTCCACACCGGCAACATCGAAAGCGCGCTGCTCGATCGAGGCTTCCAGCACGGTGCCGAGCCCGGCGCGCTGGTGGTCGGCTGGAACGGTGGTCATACCGCCGTGACGCTTCCCGACGGAACACCGGTGTCCTCCGGCGAAGGCGGTGGCGTGAAGGTCGGTGGTGGCGGCGCCTACCAGGATCAGTTCACCAACCACATGTTCCTGCCGATGCCCGCGAACACACCGCCCGCACCCGACCCGTTGATGGCGCCGCCCATGGCGCCTCCGATGCCACCTCCGCCACCCATGGCGCCTCCGATGCCACCGCCGCCGCCGGCAGGCCCTGTTGTCCAGATGGGGCAGGACGTCCCACCGCCTCCGGCCCCGCCGATCTGA
- a CDS encoding alkaline phosphatase family protein, with protein sequence MDLPRPDPAVPHLADVAPSVLAAMGIAGFEPRIPLAHDVAGACVLLIDGLGAELLDTYAEDAPVLAGLRGQTLQVGFPSTTAAGLAAVGTGCPSGEHGMVGMSFRLPDVGVINALRWRPHPWGEDLRDSSAAPEAVQPIPTVFERAASTGVAVSVISGAQFSGSGLTRAVLRGGEYVGVHSLGDLAAAVSTAMAAGGFCYGYHADLDLVGHLYGPGSAAWRLQLRQVDTLVESIVERMPMGSLLAVVADHGMVTLNAADVVDIDATEALHDGVDAIGGEARARHVYTRVGALEDVLAGWRDILGDRAWVVSRDEAIGAGWFGGRVTDDVRPRIGDVVAAARGSSGLLRKAVEPIESSLVGQHGSLTEAELRVPLLLARR encoded by the coding sequence ATGGACCTGCCGCGCCCCGATCCTGCGGTCCCCCATCTGGCTGATGTGGCGCCGTCGGTGCTTGCCGCCATGGGAATCGCCGGTTTCGAGCCGCGGATCCCTCTCGCGCACGATGTCGCCGGGGCCTGCGTCCTTTTGATCGACGGCTTGGGCGCCGAACTGTTGGACACCTACGCCGAGGATGCTCCTGTGCTCGCGGGTCTGCGGGGACAGACCCTGCAGGTCGGGTTCCCCTCGACGACCGCGGCCGGATTGGCCGCGGTGGGCACGGGGTGCCCGTCCGGCGAGCACGGAATGGTCGGGATGTCGTTTCGGCTGCCGGATGTCGGGGTCATCAACGCGCTGCGGTGGCGTCCGCACCCCTGGGGTGAGGACCTGCGGGACAGCAGCGCGGCACCCGAAGCGGTGCAGCCGATACCGACGGTCTTCGAGCGGGCCGCGTCGACCGGGGTGGCCGTCAGCGTGATCTCCGGCGCCCAGTTCAGCGGATCGGGCCTCACCCGGGCAGTGCTGCGCGGCGGGGAGTACGTCGGCGTGCACTCGCTGGGTGATCTGGCCGCCGCAGTGAGCACCGCGATGGCCGCCGGTGGATTCTGCTACGGATATCACGCCGATCTCGACCTGGTGGGCCATCTGTACGGGCCCGGGTCGGCGGCCTGGCGGCTGCAACTCCGGCAGGTGGACACGCTGGTGGAATCCATCGTGGAGAGAATGCCGATGGGCAGCCTGCTCGCGGTCGTCGCCGATCACGGCATGGTGACGCTGAATGCGGCCGACGTTGTCGACATCGACGCCACCGAGGCGCTGCACGACGGTGTCGACGCCATCGGCGGAGAGGCGCGTGCCCGTCACGTCTACACCCGGGTCGGGGCACTCGAGGATGTGCTGGCCGGCTGGCGCGACATCCTCGGAGACCGGGCGTGGGTGGTGAGCCGCGACGAAGCCATCGGGGCGGGATGGTTCGGTGGTCGGGTCACCGACGACGTCCGGCCGCGGATCGGCGATGTGGTGGCTGCGGCGCGGGGCTCGTCGGGGCTGCTTCGCAAGGCGGTCGAGCCGATCGAATCTTCGCTGGTAGGTCAGCACGGGTCACTGACCGAGGCTGAGTTGAGGGTTCCACTTCTCTTGGCCCGGCGCTGA
- a CDS encoding response regulator, with product MTPAERAIDVLLIEDDPGDELITREAFEHNKIKNNLHVAHDGEEGLDFLYRRGAYEGAPRPDLVLLDLNLPKYDGRQLLETIKSDPELSHIPVVVLTTSSAEEDILRSYKLHANAYVTKPVDLDQFMNAVRQIDEFFVQVVRLPQF from the coding sequence ATGACACCGGCTGAACGCGCCATCGACGTCCTGCTCATCGAGGACGACCCGGGAGATGAACTGATCACGCGGGAAGCCTTCGAGCACAACAAGATCAAGAACAACCTGCACGTCGCGCACGACGGCGAGGAAGGTCTGGACTTCCTGTACCGCCGCGGCGCCTACGAGGGTGCGCCGCGCCCCGACCTGGTTCTGCTCGACCTGAATCTGCCGAAGTACGACGGGCGGCAGTTGCTCGAGACCATCAAATCCGACCCGGAGCTCAGCCACATCCCGGTGGTGGTGCTGACGACCTCGTCGGCCGAAGAGGACATCCTGCGCAGCTACAAACTGCACGCCAACGCCTACGTCACCAAACCGGTCGACCTCGACCAGTTCATGAACGCGGTGCGTCAGATCGACGAGTTCTTCGTCCAAGTGGTCCGGCTGCCCCAGTTCTGA
- a CDS encoding CHASE3 domain-containing protein: protein MSESSQRRARAAQLTVRGWQNLVLSVMGIVVLVGAITVAILLSRTDRVSDHLVENIQPARVAAYQLQASLRDQETAVRGYLITADSQFLDPYNEGRELESQSSAQIRILEQDRPELLDDLDAIERAAGSWRSSYAEPLIAGVRSGDATVVAEESSALGKAEFDRLRVLFDEQNEHLAQARNNAMAELEDIRSWRNGVLVAMLVTFAVTMLLLAGLLQRALVRPLALLAASCRSIAQGNFGERITPKGPKDIRGIAIDVENMRQRLAAELETSQEAAATLDAQAEELRRSNAELEQFAYVASHDLQEPLRKVASFCQLLEKRYGDELDERGIEYINFAVDGAKRMQVLINDLLTFSRVGRLNATEADVDLDGALDAALANLATAVEESGLVIERPPDGLPTIKGDPTLLTMLWQNLVGNAVKFRREEVAPRIVIECSPGTGEHESDWSFSLSDNGIGIASEFTDKVFVIFQRLHGRDAYSGTGIGLALCKKIVEHHGGSIWIDTSYSEGTRFRFTLPIAVNDTETPVLEGSTT, encoded by the coding sequence ATGAGCGAATCCTCGCAACGTCGGGCGCGGGCGGCTCAACTGACCGTGCGGGGCTGGCAGAATCTTGTGCTGTCGGTGATGGGCATCGTCGTCCTGGTGGGCGCAATCACCGTGGCGATCCTGCTGAGCCGGACCGATCGGGTCTCCGACCACCTCGTCGAGAACATCCAGCCTGCCCGCGTCGCGGCGTACCAGTTGCAGGCGTCGCTGCGCGACCAGGAGACCGCCGTCCGCGGATATCTGATCACCGCGGATTCGCAGTTCCTGGACCCCTACAACGAGGGCCGGGAGCTCGAGAGCCAGTCGTCTGCGCAGATCCGCATCCTCGAACAGGACCGACCCGAACTGCTCGACGATCTGGACGCGATCGAGCGGGCCGCCGGGAGTTGGCGGTCTTCGTATGCCGAGCCTCTGATAGCCGGCGTTCGATCCGGTGACGCAACCGTGGTCGCCGAGGAGTCCAGTGCTCTCGGCAAGGCCGAATTCGATCGTCTGCGTGTGCTTTTCGACGAGCAGAACGAACACCTTGCACAGGCACGCAACAACGCCATGGCCGAGCTCGAGGACATCCGGTCGTGGCGAAACGGAGTGCTGGTGGCGATGCTCGTCACATTCGCGGTGACGATGCTGCTGCTGGCCGGACTGCTGCAGCGGGCCCTGGTGCGTCCGCTGGCGCTGTTGGCGGCCTCCTGCCGGAGCATCGCACAGGGCAACTTCGGCGAGCGCATCACACCGAAGGGGCCCAAGGACATCCGCGGGATCGCCATCGACGTCGAGAACATGCGGCAGCGGCTCGCCGCTGAACTCGAGACCTCACAAGAGGCCGCCGCGACGCTCGACGCCCAGGCCGAAGAGCTCCGCCGTTCGAACGCCGAGCTGGAGCAGTTCGCCTACGTCGCATCCCATGACCTGCAGGAACCGCTGCGCAAGGTCGCATCGTTCTGCCAACTGCTGGAAAAGCGCTACGGCGACGAACTCGACGAGCGCGGCATCGAGTACATCAACTTCGCCGTCGACGGAGCCAAGCGGATGCAGGTGCTCATCAACGACCTGCTGACCTTCTCCAGGGTCGGCCGGCTCAACGCCACCGAGGCCGACGTCGATCTCGACGGCGCCCTGGACGCCGCCCTGGCCAATCTCGCGACCGCTGTCGAGGAGTCGGGCTTGGTCATCGAACGTCCGCCGGACGGACTGCCCACGATCAAGGGTGACCCGACGCTGCTGACGATGCTGTGGCAGAACCTCGTCGGCAACGCCGTGAAATTCCGTCGCGAAGAGGTGGCGCCGCGCATCGTCATCGAGTGCAGCCCGGGCACCGGCGAGCATGAATCGGACTGGTCTTTTTCGCTGTCGGACAACGGGATCGGGATCGCGTCGGAATTCACCGACAAAGTGTTCGTCATCTTCCAGCGCCTGCACGGACGCGACGCCTACAGCGGCACGGGTATCGGGCTGGCGCTGTGCAAGAAGATCGTGGAACACCACGGCGGGTCCATCTGGATCGACACCTCCTACTCTGAGGGCACCCGCTTCCGATTCACCCTGCCCATCGCCGTCAACGACACCGAGACCCCTGTCCTGGAAGGATCAACCACATGA
- a CDS encoding SpoIIE family protein phosphatase, which yields MRVPNDGEELSLLLVEDDRADAILVEELIADAKLDAVVVWAESMAKAEHQIPLARPDCILLDLHLHDADGIEGLARIARQDATIPIVVLTGLNDEHVGISAVASGAQDYLVKGRVDPEVLRRAVRYAIERKRAELTAVDLHASQLRARENARLERGLLPSPLLLDSPGVEIVTSYRPSRENALLGGDFYDFVQTPDRTVHVMIGDVAGHGPDEAALGVALRIAWRALTFAGLRGSDRMRQLERILRAERAGKGIFATVLSLAIPQEGPVTAVRAGHPGMLLHGGGTVEWVEPAGGPALGLHAGDWEPLQIDLPAGKGLVLLTDGLFEGHIGQGNERLGEAGLLELARTFAELPGRAFVDALIDAVEEQAQSQGGIGDDIAVVRVERVALP from the coding sequence ATGCGCGTGCCGAATGACGGCGAGGAACTGTCGCTGCTCCTCGTGGAAGACGACCGCGCAGACGCCATCCTCGTCGAAGAGTTGATCGCCGACGCCAAACTGGACGCCGTCGTGGTCTGGGCCGAGTCGATGGCCAAGGCCGAGCATCAGATTCCGCTCGCCCGTCCCGACTGCATCCTGCTGGATCTGCATCTCCACGACGCCGACGGGATCGAGGGGTTGGCCCGGATCGCCAGGCAGGATGCGACGATCCCGATCGTTGTCCTCACCGGCCTCAACGACGAGCACGTCGGGATCTCGGCGGTGGCTTCGGGAGCGCAGGACTATCTGGTCAAAGGTCGGGTGGACCCTGAGGTGCTGCGGCGGGCAGTGCGCTACGCCATCGAACGCAAGCGCGCCGAGCTGACCGCGGTCGACCTGCACGCCAGCCAGCTGCGTGCCCGGGAGAACGCCCGGCTCGAACGTGGCCTGCTGCCCTCTCCCCTGCTGTTGGACAGCCCTGGCGTCGAGATCGTCACCTCGTATCGGCCCAGCCGGGAGAACGCCTTGCTCGGCGGCGACTTCTACGATTTTGTGCAGACGCCCGACCGCACCGTGCACGTGATGATCGGCGACGTGGCAGGCCACGGCCCCGACGAGGCTGCGCTGGGGGTGGCACTGCGCATCGCCTGGCGCGCTTTGACTTTCGCCGGGTTGCGCGGATCGGATCGGATGCGTCAGCTCGAGCGGATCCTCCGTGCCGAACGGGCGGGCAAGGGAATCTTCGCGACGGTGCTCAGCCTGGCCATTCCCCAGGAGGGCCCGGTCACCGCGGTGCGGGCCGGTCACCCCGGCATGCTGCTACACGGCGGCGGCACGGTGGAGTGGGTGGAACCCGCGGGAGGCCCGGCGCTGGGCCTGCACGCCGGCGACTGGGAGCCCCTGCAGATCGACCTCCCCGCGGGCAAAGGTCTGGTGCTGCTCACAGACGGTCTGTTCGAAGGTCACATCGGGCAGGGCAATGAGCGGCTCGGCGAGGCGGGGCTGTTGGAACTGGCCCGCACGTTCGCCGAACTGCCCGGGCGCGCGTTCGTTGATGCGCTCATCGACGCCGTCGAGGAGCAGGCGCAGAGCCAGGGCGGGATCGGCGACGACATCGCCGTCGTGCGGGTGGAGCGGGTGGCACTGCCATGA
- a CDS encoding acyltransferase: protein MSRVRSGEIRALSGLRIVAALWVVLFHFRPMLAEAAPSASTALAPVLNAGAQGVDLFFILSGFVLTWNYLDRMGDAWSTRETLRFLWLRLARVWPVYLVTMHLAAAWIVFTLYVGHVPPEPPVVDSLNATSWVRQVLLMQLWFQPYFDGSSWNGPAWSISAEWLAYLLFGGLALVVFRIASATRARGLICLAIAASLPPVLLLLASGVFYTPWSWLPRIVMQFIAGALACAAVHKLRLSDRSRQAAGVASVLLGAVIIGGLYLLDAHPPGSLYDAGGLVDVLFVPLVVTLAIGVGTLPALLSTGVMVYLGHISFSLYMLHEIVHTAWIWTVMQFEITLTPSWSAKLVVLSLILLATVGAALLYHSVEEPARKWMRRMVDKKGPPAVRAADPPHSRLQSVAVRAG, encoded by the coding sequence ATGAGCCGTGTGCGTTCCGGAGAGATCAGGGCCCTATCCGGCCTGCGTATCGTCGCCGCACTGTGGGTGGTCCTGTTCCATTTCCGGCCGATGCTGGCCGAGGCGGCGCCGTCTGCGAGTACGGCTCTGGCGCCGGTGCTCAACGCCGGTGCGCAGGGAGTCGACCTGTTCTTCATCCTCAGCGGCTTCGTCCTGACGTGGAACTACCTCGACCGGATGGGCGACGCCTGGTCGACCCGGGAGACTCTGCGCTTCCTGTGGCTGCGGTTGGCCAGGGTGTGGCCGGTCTATCTGGTGACGATGCACCTCGCCGCGGCGTGGATCGTGTTCACCCTCTATGTCGGCCACGTGCCGCCCGAACCGCCGGTGGTGGACTCGCTGAATGCGACCAGCTGGGTGCGGCAGGTCCTGCTGATGCAGTTGTGGTTCCAGCCGTATTTCGACGGATCGAGCTGGAACGGGCCGGCATGGTCCATCAGCGCCGAGTGGCTGGCCTACCTGCTGTTCGGCGGCCTGGCGTTGGTGGTCTTCCGGATCGCGTCCGCCACCCGGGCGCGCGGCCTGATCTGTCTGGCGATCGCCGCCTCGCTGCCGCCGGTGCTGCTGCTGTTGGCCAGCGGTGTGTTCTATACCCCGTGGAGCTGGCTGCCCAGGATCGTGATGCAGTTCATCGCGGGCGCCCTGGCGTGCGCGGCGGTACACAAACTCCGGCTGTCCGACCGGTCGAGGCAGGCCGCCGGGGTGGCATCGGTGCTGTTGGGGGCGGTGATCATCGGCGGGCTGTATCTGCTGGACGCGCACCCGCCCGGTTCGTTGTACGACGCGGGCGGCCTGGTCGACGTGCTGTTCGTCCCGCTGGTCGTCACGCTGGCCATCGGAGTCGGCACGCTACCGGCGCTGCTGTCCACCGGTGTCATGGTGTACCTCGGCCATATCTCGTTCAGCCTGTACATGCTCCATGAGATCGTCCACACCGCGTGGATCTGGACGGTCATGCAGTTCGAGATCACGTTGACGCCCAGCTGGTCGGCGAAGCTGGTGGTCCTGAGCCTGATCCTGCTGGCCACTGTCGGAGCGGCACTGCTGTACCACTCGGTCGAGGAGCCGGCGCGGAAGTGGATGCGCCGCATGGTCGACAAGAAGGGGCCACCGGCGGTCCGTGCCGCGGACCCGCCTCACAGTCGGCTGCAATCGGTCGCCGTGCGCGCCGGATAA
- a CDS encoding GDSL lipase, with the protein MSRLVAVMVSLAVFFGVLGAPAIREHDVRLTDFAVNRISVIGDSYTTGGQEGGTGSKGWTSQVWQALAQHGIAVTPTVAAEGGAGYCTRGNRGSVFEDLTVRAVKPTDALVVVFGSRNDMDVDPTRLSIAMYGTLQMARQIARSAKFLVVGPPWPTADPPSSIQRIRDVLGYQAELAGATFVDPIAGRWFVGRPELIGADGVHPTDAGHTYMAAKMAPLIGAQLSPY; encoded by the coding sequence GTGAGTCGCCTGGTGGCTGTGATGGTCTCTCTCGCTGTCTTTTTTGGCGTCCTCGGCGCGCCCGCGATTCGAGAGCACGATGTGCGTCTGACGGACTTCGCCGTCAACCGGATCTCGGTGATCGGCGATTCGTACACGACCGGGGGTCAGGAGGGCGGCACCGGCAGCAAGGGGTGGACGAGCCAGGTGTGGCAGGCACTCGCCCAACACGGCATCGCCGTCACACCGACGGTCGCCGCCGAGGGCGGGGCCGGGTACTGCACCCGCGGCAACCGGGGCAGTGTTTTCGAGGACCTCACCGTCCGAGCGGTCAAACCCACCGATGCGCTCGTCGTGGTGTTCGGGTCGCGCAATGACATGGACGTCGACCCGACTCGGCTGTCGATCGCGATGTACGGGACGCTGCAGATGGCCCGCCAGATCGCCCGATCGGCGAAGTTCCTCGTGGTCGGGCCGCCGTGGCCGACCGCCGACCCGCCGTCGTCGATCCAGCGGATCCGCGATGTTCTGGGCTATCAGGCGGAGTTGGCGGGAGCGACCTTCGTGGACCCGATCGCCGGTCGATGGTTCGTCGGAAGGCCCGAGTTGATCGGCGCTGACGGGGTGCACCCCACCGACGCCGGCCACACCTACATGGCGGCGAAGATGGCCCCGCTGATCGGCGCGCAACTCAGCCCGTACTGA